From one Eucalyptus grandis isolate ANBG69807.140 chromosome 9, ASM1654582v1, whole genome shotgun sequence genomic stretch:
- the LOC120288341 gene encoding uncharacterized protein LOC120288341, with translation MICQLASMISVLEDAYGRKAMAKSKGLIKGKMDLRVWCFLRVLVCSVLVLALFGSLVVLDWVPIGVKIGVGLICLMFLSTLVPFDLVAQPVIYFACKSYHHENIDGSCLSDHLEGCRGECPSKGQQAVQLAA, from the coding sequence ATGATTTGCCAATTGGCGAGTATGATCTCGGTTCTTGAAGATGCCTATGGAAGGAAGGCGATGGCGAAGAGCAAGGGACTGATAAAGGGCAAGATGGACCTACGGGTTTGGTGTTTTCTTAGGGTCTTGGTGTGCTCCGTGCTGGTTCTGGCACTGTTTGGATCCCTTGTGGTCTTGGACTGGGTTCCTATTGGAGTCAAGATCGGGGTTGGGCTGATTTGCTTGATGTTTCTGTCGACGCTGGTGCCGTTCGATTTGGTCGCGCAGCCAGTGATCTACTTCGCGTGCAAGTCCTACCACCATGAGAACATCGACGGCTCCTGCTTGTCTGATCATCTAGAGGGCTGTCGTGGAGAATGCCCCTCTAAAGGCCAACAAGCTGTCCAGCTGGCAGCTTGA
- the LOC120288342 gene encoding uncharacterized protein LOC120288342 gives MDRDQHELQFLGFLSVYRETSTTILKWRKIFAQITLTLILPLCIVFLALSDVTQLFSSEIVIYDINQEDTWKYSPRYRDLSSMLKNFWLIELGFFISISVSLPSISAVVYTVACVYAAKQITFKKIMSILPRVWKRLMVTFFWCFALFFVYNVVAIGLLIVWLVIVGEYLVGPTLGITVAVILLILYVVGFAYITMIWQLANVISVLEDAYGRKAMAKSKGLLRGKMGLSVWCFLGVLMCSVLFQALFESLVVLDSVPTGIRIAAGLICLLLLSMLVLFDLVVQTVIYFVCKSYHHENIDSSCLSDHLEVCLEDCPSEGRKAVQLEQLQV, from the coding sequence ATGGACAGAGACCAGCACGAGCTGCAGTTCCTTGGGTTCCTCAGCGTCTACAGAGAGACCTCCACGACCATCCTCAAATGGAGGAAGATCTTCGCTCAGATCACGCTCACGCTCATCCTCCCTCTCTGCATCGTCTTCCTCGCATTATCCGACGTCACGCAGCTCTTTTCCTCCGAGATCGTCATCTACGATATCAACCAGGAGGACACCTGGAAGTACAGCCCGAGGTACAGAGACCTGTCCTCCATGCTCAAGAATTTCTGGCTCATCGAGCTCGGcttcttcatctccatctccGTCTCTCTGCCTTCGATCTCGGCTGTTGTCTACACGGTGGCCTGCGTCTACGCCGCCAAGCAGATTACTTTCAAGAAGATCATGAGTATCTTGCCCAGAGTGTGGAAGAGGCTCATGGTCACTTTTTTCTGGTGCTTCGCACTCTTCTTTGTGTACAACGTTGTGGCTATAGGGCTTCTGATCGTATGGCTGGTCATCGTGGGTGAATATTTAGTTGGCCCTACACTTGGGATTACCGTGGCGGTCATTCTCTTGATTTTGTACGTTGTTGGGTTTGCTTACATCACCATGATTTGGCAATTGGCGAATGTGATCTCGGTTCTTGAAGATGCATATGGAAGGAAGGCGATGGCGAAGAGCAAGGGATTGCTAAGGGGAAAGATGGGCCTATCGGTTTGGTGTTTTCTTGGTGTCTTGATGTGCTCCGTGCTGTTTCAGGCACTGTTTGAATCCCTTGTGGTCTTGGACTCGGTTCCTACTGGAATCAGGATCGCGGCTGGGCTGATCTGTTTGCTGTTGCTGTCAATGCTCGTGCTGTTCGATTTGGTCGTGCAGACAGTGATCTACTTCGTCTGCAAGTCCTACCACCACGAGAACATCGACAGCTCCTGCTTGTCTGATCATCTCGAGGTCTGTCTTGAAGACTGCCCCTCTGAAGGCCGAAAGGCTGTCCAGCTTGAACAGCTTCAAGTCTGA